The proteins below are encoded in one region of Callospermophilus lateralis isolate mCalLat2 chromosome 9, mCalLat2.hap1, whole genome shotgun sequence:
- the LOC143406958 gene encoding gamma-crystallin E isoform X2 — MGKITFYEDRGFQGRHYECSSDHSNLQPYFSRCNSVRVDSGCWMLYEQPNYLGGQYFLRRGDYPDYQQWMGLSDSVRSCRLIPHSSSHRIRIYEREDYRGQMVEITEDCSSLQDRFHFSDIHSFHVLEGYWVLYELPNYRGRQYLLRPGEYRRYHDWGALSARVGSLRRVIDFY; from the exons ATGGGGAAG ATCACCTTCTACGAGGACAGGGGCTTCCAGGGCCGCCACTATGAGTGCAGCAGCGACCACTCCAACCTGCAGCCCTACTTCAGCCGCTGCAACTCGGTGCGCGTGGACAGCGGCTGCTGGATGCTCTATGAGCAGCCCAACTACTTGGGCGGCCAGTACTTCCTGCGGCGCGGGGACTACCCCGACTACCAGCAGTGGATGGGCCTCAGCGACTCCGTGCGCTCCTGCCGCCTCATCCCCCAC TCCAGCTCTCACAGGATCAGGATCTATGAGCGAGAGGACTACAGGGGCCAGATGGTAGAGATCACCGAGGACTGCTCCTCTCTTCAGGACCGCTTCCACTTCAGTGACATCCACTCTTTCCACGTGCTAGAGGGCTACTGGGTCCTCTATGAGCTGCCCAACTACCGGGGGCGACAGTACCTGCTGAGGCCGGGGGAGTACAGGCGCTACCACGACTGGGGTGCCCTGAGTGCCCGAGTGGGCTCTTTGCGAAGGGTTATAGATTTCTATTGA
- the LOC143406958 gene encoding gamma-crystallin E isoform X1, whose protein sequence is MGKITFYEDRGFQGRHYECSSDHSNLQPYFSRCNSVRVDSGCWMLYEQPNYLGGQYFLRRGDYPDYQQWMGLSDSVRSCRLIPHGAGSHRIRIYEREDYRGQMVEITEDCSSLQDRFHFSDIHSFHVLEGYWVLYELPNYRGRQYLLRPGEYRRYHDWGALSARVGSLRRVIDFY, encoded by the exons ATGGGGAAG ATCACCTTCTACGAGGACAGGGGCTTCCAGGGCCGCCACTATGAGTGCAGCAGCGACCACTCCAACCTGCAGCCCTACTTCAGCCGCTGCAACTCGGTGCGCGTGGACAGCGGCTGCTGGATGCTCTATGAGCAGCCCAACTACTTGGGCGGCCAGTACTTCCTGCGGCGCGGGGACTACCCCGACTACCAGCAGTGGATGGGCCTCAGCGACTCCGTGCGCTCCTGCCGCCTCATCCCCCAC GGTGCGGG CTCTCACAGGATCAGGATCTATGAGCGAGAGGACTACAGGGGCCAGATGGTAGAGATCACCGAGGACTGCTCCTCTCTTCAGGACCGCTTCCACTTCAGTGACATCCACTCTTTCCACGTGCTAGAGGGCTACTGGGTCCTCTATGAGCTGCCCAACTACCGGGGGCGACAGTACCTGCTGAGGCCGGGGGAGTACAGGCGCTACCACGACTGGGGTGCCCTGAGTGCCCGAGTGGGCTCTTTGCGAAGGGTTATAGATTTCTATTGA